The proteins below come from a single Rhizobium sp. BT04 genomic window:
- the arfB gene encoding alternative ribosome rescue aminoacyl-tRNA hydrolase ArfB, whose protein sequence is MASDALYIDDRITIAGWELTEQFVLAGGPGGQNVNKVSTAVQLFFNIPNSPSLNDRVKANAVKLAGRRLSKDGVLMIEASRFRSQDRNREDARDRLKELILEAAKPPPPPRKKTKPTKGSVERRLKEKSGRSEVKKMRGRPGGSGGE, encoded by the coding sequence ATGGCCAGCGACGCGCTCTATATCGACGACAGGATCACCATCGCCGGATGGGAGTTGACGGAACAGTTCGTTCTGGCGGGCGGTCCCGGCGGGCAGAACGTCAACAAGGTTTCGACCGCGGTCCAGCTGTTCTTCAACATCCCGAATTCACCCTCCCTCAACGATCGCGTCAAGGCCAACGCGGTCAAGCTCGCCGGCCGGCGCCTGTCGAAGGACGGCGTGCTGATGATTGAGGCGAGCCGCTTTCGCAGCCAGGACCGCAACCGCGAGGATGCGCGCGACCGGCTGAAAGAACTGATTCTGGAGGCCGCCAAGCCGCCGCCGCCGCCGCGCAAGAAGACCAAGCCGACCAAGGGTTCGGTCGAACGCCGTCTGAAGGAAAAATCCGGCCGCTCGGAAGTCAAGAAGATGCGCGGCCGTCCTGGCGGCAGCGGCGGCGAATGA
- a CDS encoding alpha-ketoglutarate-dependent dioxygenase AlkB, producing the protein MPELLSGIRHLPGYLDRPRQEALVEVIRTVVTEAPLYVPAMPGTGKPMSVRMTNCGPLGWVTDKQRGYRYQSTHPATGKPWPDMPQQLLDIWNDVAGYDKPPEACLVNFYSDDARMGLHQDKDEQDLKAPVVSISLGNSCLFRVGGLKRNDRTLSFKLSSGDLVVLGGEGRLCFHGVDRIHPATSTLLKNGGRINLTLRRVNPPS; encoded by the coding sequence ATGCCGGAGCTTTTGAGCGGCATCCGCCATCTCCCCGGCTATCTTGACCGGCCGCGCCAAGAGGCGCTGGTCGAGGTGATCCGCACGGTCGTCACTGAGGCGCCGCTCTATGTGCCCGCCATGCCCGGGACCGGCAAGCCGATGTCGGTGCGCATGACCAATTGCGGGCCGCTCGGCTGGGTGACGGACAAGCAGCGCGGCTATCGCTACCAGTCGACGCATCCGGCAACCGGCAAGCCCTGGCCTGACATGCCGCAGCAATTGCTCGATATCTGGAATGACGTTGCCGGTTACGACAAGCCGCCGGAAGCCTGCCTCGTCAATTTCTACTCCGACGACGCGCGCATGGGCCTGCACCAAGACAAGGATGAACAGGACCTGAAGGCCCCGGTTGTCTCGATCTCGCTCGGCAACAGCTGCCTCTTCCGCGTCGGCGGCCTCAAACGCAATGATCGCACGCTATCCTTCAAGCTTTCGAGCGGCGATCTGGTCGTTCTGGGCGGCGAGGGAAGGCTTTGTTTCCACGGCGTTGACCGTATTCATCCGGCGACGTCGACGCTGCTGAAGAATGGCGGCCGCATCAATCTGACGCTGCGCCGCGTCAATCCGCCGAGCTGA
- the coaA gene encoding type I pantothenate kinase — protein sequence MSIATEIIGVPETLDHFQSESYSPYHFFSSEQWAKFRADTPLTLTSDEVKRLRSMGDPIDLDEVRRIYLSLSRLLSAHVESSQMLFEQRNRFLSLSDVTKTPFVIGIAGSVAVGKSTTARILKELLGRWPSSPKVDLVTTDGFLHPNAVLQRRKLMQRKGFPESYDTAAILRFLSAIKAGQPDVKAPSYSHLVYDVLPDEYKIVDRPDILIFEGINVLQSRDLPAGGKIVPMVSDFFDFSIYIDAAEDQIHNWYVTRFMRLRETAFRDPNSYFHRYASISDAEALDIAEDLWGNINLKNLRQNILPTRPRADLILKKGKDHLIEQVALRKL from the coding sequence ATGAGTATCGCGACTGAGATTATCGGGGTGCCGGAAACGTTGGATCACTTCCAGTCGGAATCCTATTCGCCCTATCACTTCTTCTCTTCCGAACAATGGGCGAAATTCCGCGCCGACACGCCGTTGACGCTGACCAGCGACGAGGTCAAGCGGCTGCGTTCGATGGGCGACCCGATCGATCTCGACGAAGTCCGGCGCATCTATCTGTCGCTGTCGCGGCTGCTGTCGGCCCATGTCGAATCCTCGCAGATGCTGTTCGAACAGCGCAACCGCTTCCTCAGCCTGTCCGATGTGACGAAGACGCCCTTCGTCATCGGCATCGCCGGCTCGGTCGCAGTGGGAAAATCGACCACCGCCCGTATCCTCAAGGAGCTCCTGGGCCGCTGGCCTTCCAGCCCGAAGGTCGATCTCGTCACCACCGACGGCTTCCTTCATCCGAACGCCGTGCTGCAGCGGCGAAAGCTGATGCAGCGCAAGGGTTTTCCGGAAAGCTACGACACGGCTGCGATCCTGCGTTTTCTCTCGGCGATCAAGGCCGGGCAGCCGGATGTCAAGGCTCCCAGCTATTCGCACCTCGTCTACGACGTGCTGCCGGACGAATACAAGATCGTCGACCGGCCCGACATCCTGATCTTCGAGGGCATCAACGTCCTGCAATCGCGCGACCTGCCGGCCGGCGGCAAGATTGTGCCGATGGTCTCCGACTTCTTCGACTTCTCGATCTATATCGACGCCGCGGAAGACCAGATCCACAACTGGTACGTCACGCGCTTCATGCGGCTGCGCGAGACGGCCTTCCGCGATCCGAATTCCTATTTCCATCGCTACGCCTCGATCAGTGACGCGGAAGCGCTTGATATCGCCGAGGATCTCTGGGGGAATATCAACCTGAAGAACCTGCGGCAGAACATCCTGCCGACGCGGCCGCGCGCCGATCTCATCCTGAAAAAAGGCAAGGATCACCTGATCGAGCAGGTCGCGTTGCGGAAACTATAG
- a CDS encoding phosphoribosyl-ATP diphosphatase, giving the protein MSGFSLADLESIVAERSKASPEQSWTAKLVAAGQSKAAKKLGEEAIEAVMAAVTGDRDNLTYEAADLLYHLLVVLKIAEIPLENVMAELERRTAQSGLKEKANRQSS; this is encoded by the coding sequence ATGAGCGGATTTTCCCTTGCCGATCTCGAAAGCATCGTCGCGGAGCGGTCGAAAGCCTCACCGGAGCAATCCTGGACAGCGAAGCTCGTGGCCGCCGGCCAGTCGAAGGCGGCGAAGAAGCTCGGCGAAGAGGCGATCGAAGCCGTGATGGCGGCGGTAACCGGCGACCGCGACAATCTGACCTATGAAGCCGCCGATCTGCTCTATCACCTATTGGTCGTATTGAAGATTGCTGAAATACCGTTAGAGAATGTCATGGCCGAACTCGAGCGCAGAACCGCGCAGTCCGGCCTCAAGGAAAAGGCCAACCGGCAGAGTTCATGA
- the hisF gene encoding imidazole glycerol phosphate synthase subunit HisF, producing the protein MTLKARVIPCLDVKDGRVVKGVNFLNLVDAGDPVEAAKAYDAAGADELCFLDITASSDNRETIFDVVSRTADQCFMPLTVGGGVRTIADIRKLLLCGADKVSINSAAVSNPDFVAEAADKFGDQCIVVSIDAKRRRTQAVGGDNLSAWEIYTHGGRNATGIDAVEFAQKMVARGAGELLVTSMDRDGTKVGYDLELTRAIADAVRVPVIASGGVGDLDDLVAGVKEGHANAVLAASIFHFGTYSVGEAKHYMSKCGIDMRLD; encoded by the coding sequence ATGACCCTCAAAGCCCGTGTCATCCCCTGCCTCGACGTCAAGGACGGCCGTGTCGTCAAGGGCGTCAACTTTCTCAATCTCGTCGATGCCGGCGATCCCGTCGAAGCCGCGAAGGCCTATGATGCGGCCGGCGCCGACGAGCTCTGCTTCCTCGACATCACTGCTTCCTCGGACAATCGCGAGACGATCTTCGATGTCGTGTCGCGCACGGCCGACCAATGCTTCATGCCGCTGACGGTCGGCGGCGGGGTGAGAACCATCGCCGATATCCGCAAGCTGCTGCTGTGCGGCGCCGACAAGGTCTCGATCAATTCGGCAGCGGTCAGCAATCCCGATTTCGTCGCCGAAGCGGCCGACAAGTTCGGTGACCAGTGCATCGTCGTCTCGATCGACGCCAAGCGCCGGCGCACGCAGGCGGTCGGCGGCGACAATCTCAGCGCCTGGGAAATCTACACGCATGGCGGCCGCAACGCGACCGGCATCGATGCCGTCGAATTCGCCCAGAAGATGGTGGCACGCGGCGCCGGCGAACTGCTGGTGACGTCGATGGACCGCGACGGCACCAAGGTCGGCTACGATCTGGAATTGACACGGGCGATTGCCGATGCGGTGCGCGTGCCGGTCATCGCCTCGGGCGGCGTCGGCGACCTCGACGATCTCGTCGCCGGGGTGAAGGAGGGCCATGCCAATGCCGTTCTCGCCGCATCGATCTTCCACTTTGGCACCTATTCCGTCGGCGAGGCGAAGCACTATATGTCGAAGTGCGGCATCGACATGCGTCTCGACTGA
- the hisA gene encoding 1-(5-phosphoribosyl)-5-[(5-phosphoribosylamino)methylideneamino]imidazole-4-carboxamide isomerase: MILFPAIDLKGGQCVRLKLGDMQQATVYNTDPAAQAKSFEDQGFEWLHVVDLDGAFAGHSANGDAVEAILKATDNPVQLGGGIRTLDHIEAWLSRGLRRVILGTVAVRNPDLVIEACRKFPGHVAVGIDAKGGKVAVEGWAEASELGIIELAKKFEGAGVSAIIYTDIDRDGILAGINWSSTLALADAVSIPVIASGGLASIEDIKRMLQPDAQKLEGAISGRALYDGRIDPAEALALIKASKARETA; encoded by the coding sequence ATGATCCTTTTTCCCGCGATCGACCTGAAGGGCGGCCAATGCGTCCGCCTGAAGCTCGGCGACATGCAGCAGGCGACGGTCTACAACACCGATCCGGCCGCCCAGGCGAAATCCTTCGAAGACCAGGGTTTCGAATGGCTGCATGTGGTCGATCTCGACGGCGCCTTTGCGGGACATTCGGCCAATGGCGATGCCGTCGAGGCGATCCTGAAGGCGACTGATAATCCTGTGCAGCTCGGCGGCGGCATCCGCACGCTCGATCATATCGAGGCCTGGCTGTCGCGCGGGCTGCGGCGCGTCATTCTCGGCACCGTCGCGGTCCGGAATCCTGATCTGGTCATCGAGGCCTGCCGGAAATTTCCGGGCCACGTCGCCGTCGGCATCGACGCCAAGGGCGGCAAGGTGGCGGTCGAAGGCTGGGCGGAGGCTTCCGAGCTCGGGATCATCGAGCTTGCCAAAAAGTTCGAGGGCGCCGGCGTTAGCGCGATCATCTATACCGATATCGACCGGGACGGCATCCTGGCCGGCATCAACTGGAGTTCGACGCTGGCGCTTGCCGATGCCGTCTCCATCCCCGTCATCGCCTCCGGCGGCCTTGCCTCCATAGAAGACATCAAGCGCATGCTGCAGCCTGACGCGCAGAAGCTGGAAGGGGCGATTTCGGGTCGCGCGCTTTATGACGGCCGGATCGATCCGGCGGAAGCGCTGGCGCTGATCAAGGCCAGTAAGGCAAGGGAGACCGCGTAA
- the hisH gene encoding imidazole glycerol phosphate synthase subunit HisH, which produces MRVAIIDYGSGNLRSATKAFERAAREAGIDAHIDLTDRAENVAAADRIVLPGVGAYADCRRGLDAVPGMAEVLIEAVERKARPFLGICVGMQLMSSRGLEKTVTHGFNWIPGDVIEMTPDDPALKIPQIGWNTLDLKREHPLFDGIPTGSQGLHAYFVHSYHLAAENAEDVIATVDYGGPMTALVGRDNMVGAQFHPEKSQKLGLALIANFLRWNP; this is translated from the coding sequence ATGCGCGTCGCGATTATCGACTATGGTTCCGGCAACCTGCGCTCGGCGACCAAGGCTTTTGAGCGTGCCGCTCGCGAGGCAGGCATCGATGCGCATATCGATCTCACCGACAGGGCGGAGAATGTTGCCGCGGCCGATCGCATCGTGCTTCCCGGCGTCGGCGCCTATGCCGATTGCCGGCGCGGCCTCGATGCCGTGCCTGGGATGGCCGAGGTGCTGATCGAGGCGGTGGAGAGGAAGGCGCGGCCGTTCCTCGGCATCTGCGTCGGCATGCAGCTCATGTCCTCGCGCGGCCTCGAGAAGACCGTGACGCACGGTTTTAACTGGATTCCCGGCGACGTCATCGAGATGACGCCCGACGATCCCGCGCTCAAGATCCCGCAGATCGGCTGGAACACGCTCGACCTGAAGCGCGAACATCCGCTGTTCGACGGCATTCCCACAGGCTCCCAGGGGCTGCACGCCTATTTCGTCCATTCCTACCATCTTGCCGCCGAAAACGCCGAGGATGTGATCGCAACCGTCGATTATGGCGGCCCGATGACCGCTTTGGTCGGACGCGACAACATGGTGGGGGCACAGTTTCACCCGGAAAAGAGCCAGAAGCTTGGGCTGGCGCTGATCGCCAATTTCCTGCGCTGGAACCCGTAA
- a CDS encoding DUF2628 domain-containing protein codes for MTSSYIFLTPPGGTSATVEETRTIRDGFTFLGFLFPWPWLLAHRLWLHAAVAFLLQGVGGALMDEPGLGPAGAAILLGVNVLVGLEGQNFRIRSLAAKGWTEDALIAADTIGIAEQVYFSDRADIAHSDDNAAPDWEKKARPNGPHGHGTSLGLFGFDGER; via the coding sequence ATGACGTCAAGCTATATCTTCTTGACACCGCCCGGCGGCACGAGCGCCACGGTCGAGGAGACGAGGACCATCCGCGACGGCTTCACGTTCCTCGGCTTCCTCTTCCCGTGGCCATGGCTGCTGGCACATCGGCTTTGGCTGCATGCAGCCGTGGCCTTTCTGCTGCAGGGCGTCGGTGGGGCGCTGATGGACGAACCGGGCCTTGGGCCGGCGGGAGCAGCCATCCTGCTGGGCGTGAATGTGCTGGTCGGTCTGGAGGGCCAGAATTTCCGTATCCGCAGCCTTGCTGCCAAGGGCTGGACCGAAGACGCACTCATTGCTGCCGATACCATCGGCATTGCCGAGCAGGTCTATTTTTCGGACAGGGCTGATATCGCACATAGTGACGACAACGCCGCACCGGATTGGGAGAAAAAGGCCCGCCCGAACGGCCCGCATGGCCACGGCACGTCGCTTGGCCTCTTTGGTTTTGATGGAGAACGCTGA
- the hisB gene encoding imidazoleglycerol-phosphate dehydratase HisB, which yields MAETAASRTGSVSRKTNETSISVSVNLDGTGKSKISTGVGFFDHMLDQLSRHSLIDMEIEAKGDLHIDDHHTVEDTGIAIGQAIAKALGDRRGIARYASIDLAMDETMTKAAVDLSGRPFLVWNVAFSAPKIGTFDTELVREFFQALAQNAGITLHILNHYGANNHHIAETCFKAVARALRTATEIDPRQAGRVPSTKGTLV from the coding sequence ATGGCCGAGACCGCAGCAAGCCGCACCGGCAGCGTTTCCCGCAAGACCAACGAGACCTCGATTTCGGTTTCCGTCAATCTCGACGGCACCGGCAAATCGAAGATTTCGACGGGCGTCGGCTTCTTCGACCACATGCTCGACCAGCTTTCGCGGCATTCCCTTATCGACATGGAGATCGAAGCCAAGGGCGACCTGCATATCGACGACCACCACACGGTCGAGGATACCGGCATCGCCATCGGCCAGGCGATCGCCAAGGCGCTCGGCGACCGGCGCGGCATCGCCCGCTATGCATCGATCGATCTCGCCATGGACGAGACGATGACCAAGGCCGCGGTCGATCTGTCCGGCCGGCCGTTCCTCGTCTGGAACGTCGCCTTCAGCGCACCGAAGATCGGCACGTTCGACACCGAACTCGTCCGCGAGTTCTTCCAGGCGCTCGCCCAGAATGCCGGCATCACCTTGCATATTCTCAACCATTATGGCGCCAACAACCATCATATTGCCGAGACATGCTTCAAGGCCGTTGCCCGCGCATTGCGCACGGCGACAGAGATCGATCCGAGACAGGCGGGCCGTGTTCCCTCGACCAAGGGCACGCTCGTCTGA
- the hslV gene encoding ATP-dependent protease subunit HslV encodes MTTIITVRKGGKVVMAGDGQVSLGQSVMKGNARKVRRIGKGEVIAGFAGATADAFTLLERLEKKLEQYPGQLMRAAVELAKDWRTDKYLRNLEAMMLVADKSITLAITGNGDVLEPEHGTTAIGSGGNFAFAAARALMDTDKSAEEIARRALDIAADICVYTNHNIVVESLDVEG; translated from the coding sequence ATGACAACGATCATTACAGTTCGAAAAGGCGGCAAGGTGGTGATGGCGGGCGACGGCCAGGTGAGCCTCGGCCAGAGCGTCATGAAGGGCAATGCCCGCAAGGTGCGCCGCATCGGCAAGGGCGAGGTGATCGCCGGTTTCGCCGGCGCCACGGCCGATGCCTTTACCCTGCTCGAGAGGCTTGAAAAGAAGCTGGAGCAATATCCCGGCCAGCTGATGCGCGCCGCCGTCGAGCTCGCCAAGGACTGGCGCACCGACAAATACCTGCGTAATCTCGAAGCCATGATGCTCGTCGCCGACAAGTCGATCACGCTGGCGATCACCGGCAATGGCGACGTCCTGGAGCCTGAGCATGGCACGACGGCGATCGGTTCGGGCGGCAATTTTGCCTTTGCCGCCGCCCGCGCGCTGATGGATACCGACAAATCGGCCGAAGAGATCGCGCGTCGCGCCCTCGATATCGCTGCCGACATCTGCGTCTACACCAACCACAACATCGTGGTGGAATCCTTGGATGTCGAAGGCTGA
- the hslU gene encoding ATP-dependent protease ATPase subunit HslU has protein sequence MTTFSPREIVSELDRYIIGQHDAKRAVAIALRNRWRRQQLDPSLRDEVMPKNILMIGPTGVGKTEISRRLAKLAGAPFIKVEATKFTEVGYVGRDVEQIIRDLVEVGIGLVREKKRAEVQAKAHVSAEERVLDALVGTTASPATRENFRKKLRDGELDDKEIDIEVADAGSGMGGFEIPGMPGANIGVLNLSEMFGKAMGGRTKKVRTTVKASYSDLIRDESDKLIDNEVIQREAVRSTENDGIVFLDEIDKIAARDGGMGAGVSREGVQRDLLPLVEGTTVSTKYGPVKTDHILFIASGAFHVSKPSDLLPELQGRLPIRVELRPLNKEDFRRILTETEASLIRQYRALMETESLSLEFTDDAIDALADVAVHLNSSVENIGARRLQTVMERVLDDISYNAPDRGGTAITIDAAYVREHVGDLAQNTDLSRFIL, from the coding sequence ATGACGACTTTTTCCCCCCGCGAGATCGTGTCCGAACTCGACCGCTACATTATCGGCCAGCATGATGCTAAACGCGCTGTCGCGATTGCGCTGCGCAACCGCTGGCGCCGCCAGCAGCTGGACCCCAGCCTGCGCGACGAAGTCATGCCGAAGAACATTCTGATGATCGGCCCGACCGGTGTCGGTAAGACCGAGATCTCGCGGCGCCTGGCAAAACTCGCCGGCGCACCCTTCATCAAGGTGGAAGCCACCAAATTCACCGAAGTCGGATATGTCGGCCGCGATGTCGAGCAGATCATCCGCGATCTGGTCGAGGTCGGCATCGGCCTGGTGCGCGAGAAGAAGCGGGCCGAGGTCCAGGCCAAGGCGCATGTCAGCGCCGAGGAGCGTGTTCTCGATGCGCTGGTCGGCACCACCGCGTCGCCCGCCACCCGCGAAAACTTCCGCAAGAAGTTGAGGGACGGCGAACTCGACGACAAGGAAATCGATATCGAGGTGGCTGATGCCGGTTCCGGCATGGGCGGCTTCGAAATACCCGGCATGCCCGGCGCCAATATCGGCGTGCTCAACCTGTCGGAAATGTTCGGCAAGGCGATGGGTGGGCGCACTAAGAAGGTCCGCACGACGGTCAAGGCCTCCTACAGCGACCTGATCCGCGATGAATCCGACAAGCTGATCGACAATGAGGTGATCCAGCGCGAGGCCGTTCGCTCCACCGAGAATGACGGTATCGTCTTCCTTGACGAAATCGACAAGATCGCCGCCCGCGACGGCGGCATGGGCGCCGGGGTTTCCCGTGAAGGCGTCCAGCGTGACCTTCTGCCGCTCGTCGAAGGCACGACGGTCTCGACCAAATACGGGCCTGTCAAAACAGACCATATCCTCTTTATCGCCTCCGGCGCCTTCCATGTCTCCAAACCCTCGGATCTTCTCCCCGAGCTGCAGGGCCGCCTGCCGATCCGTGTCGAATTGCGTCCGCTGAACAAGGAGGATTTCCGCCGGATCCTCACCGAGACGGAGGCAAGCCTCATCCGCCAGTATCGCGCGCTGATGGAAACCGAAAGCCTGAGCCTCGAATTCACCGACGATGCGATCGATGCGCTGGCCGATGTCGCCGTGCATCTGAACTCCTCCGTCGAGAACATCGGCGCCCGCCGTCTGCAGACGGTGATGGAACGGGTTTTGGACGACATTTCCTACAACGCGCCGGATCGCGGCGGCACAGCGATCACGATCGACGCGGCCTATGTGCGCGAACATGTCGGCGATCTCGCGCAGAATACCGATCTGTCGCGCTTCATTCTGTGA
- a CDS encoding DUF1402 family protein: MRRLLTSLLIAVALVNSAPAFAMQTVPAGNRHAEQPDIPGASIRRTKGTKSSFDLKYEKVHELLATDHELMAKIRKVSSAYGINPIHVVGAIVGEHTYNVDAYDRLQAYYVKAASYAGESFRFAYDGENVDDFVVRPQFAECKGKSDSYTLWSCREDVWESDFRGKTVDGKSFPNNRFSAVFFQPFYAGQTFGLGQVNPLTALMLSDLVSRVSGYPKLNEKNAGAVYKSIMDPDISLAFVAASIRRSIDDYKEIAGMDISGNPGLTATLYNVGNSRQRAAALAAKNRGAGATAWPEENYYGWLINDKLDELKGLL; encoded by the coding sequence GTGCGACGCCTTTTGACAAGCCTTTTGATTGCCGTTGCCCTGGTGAATTCGGCGCCTGCCTTCGCCATGCAGACGGTGCCGGCGGGCAACCGTCACGCCGAGCAGCCCGACATTCCCGGCGCTTCCATCCGGCGCACCAAGGGCACCAAGAGCAGCTTCGATCTGAAATATGAAAAGGTCCACGAGCTTCTGGCGACCGATCACGAGCTGATGGCCAAGATCCGCAAGGTCTCCAGCGCTTACGGCATCAATCCCATCCATGTCGTCGGCGCGATCGTCGGCGAGCACACCTATAATGTCGATGCCTACGACCGCCTGCAGGCCTATTATGTCAAGGCCGCTTCCTATGCCGGGGAAAGTTTCCGCTTCGCCTATGACGGCGAAAACGTCGACGATTTCGTGGTGCGGCCGCAATTTGCCGAATGTAAGGGCAAGAGTGATTCCTACACGCTCTGGTCCTGCCGCGAAGATGTCTGGGAAAGCGATTTCCGCGGCAAGACGGTTGATGGTAAGAGCTTCCCCAACAATCGCTTCAGCGCGGTCTTCTTCCAGCCCTTCTATGCCGGCCAGACCTTCGGTCTCGGCCAGGTTAATCCGTTGACGGCGCTGATGCTCTCCGATCTCGTTTCCCGCGTGTCCGGTTATCCGAAACTCAACGAGAAGAACGCCGGCGCCGTCTACAAGTCCATCATGGATCCCGATATCTCGCTGGCTTTCGTCGCGGCTTCGATCCGCAGGTCGATCGACGATTACAAGGAGATCGCCGGCATGGACATCTCGGGCAATCCCGGCCTGACGGCGACGCTGTACAATGTCGGCAATTCGCGCCAGCGCGCCGCCGCCCTTGCAGCCAAGAACCGCGGCGCCGGTGCGACCGCCTGGCCGGAAGAGAATTATTACGGCTGGCTGATCAACGACAAGCTGGACGAACTCAAGGGCCTGCTCTA